A stretch of Gallus gallus isolate bGalGal1 chromosome 2, bGalGal1.mat.broiler.GRCg7b, whole genome shotgun sequence DNA encodes these proteins:
- the PDSS1 gene encoding all trans-polyprenyl-diphosphate synthase PDSS1 isoform X1: MASGENRAYVLQLARRFTGSSRPFLCEKGLSVTQGAFESCTSVSARASTARWKRTDRFAGCSCKRRKFSAPEQKSMCHFPQRSSVWPFPKLCSIPWRFYHTSTALMCSCSKTVSDEKYQDPFQLGRKDLKNLYEDIKKELLVSTAELREMCEYYFDGKGKAFRPMIVVLMARACNIHHSNSREVQASQRSVAIIAEMIHTASLVHDDVIDDANSRRGKMTVNQIWGERKAVLAGDFILSAASLALARIGNTTIISVLTQVIEDLVRGEFLQLGSKENENERFAHYLEKTFKKTASLIANSCKAVSILGCPDPKVHEIAYQYGKNVGIAFQLIDDVLDFTSCADHLGKPAAADLKLGLATGPVLFACRQFPEMNAMIMRRFSKPGDVERARKYVLQSDGVQQTTYLAQRYCHEATREISKLRPSPEREALIQLTEMVLMRDK, encoded by the exons ATGGCTTCAGGGGAAAACAGAGCGTACGTTCTTCAGTTAGCGCGGCGTTTTACAGGAAGCTCCCGGCCCTTTCTGTGCGAAAAGGGTTTATCTGTAACACAGGGAGCGTTTGAAAGCTGCACTTCCGTGAGTGCCAGAGCAAGCACGGCTCGCTGGAAGCGCACTGATAGGTTTGCTGGCTGCTCCTGCAAGAGGAGAAAGTTCAGCGCGCCTGAGCAGAAGTCT ATGTGTCACTTTCCCCAAAGAAGCTCAGTATGGCCATTTCCAAAGCTGTGTAGTATACCTTGGCG GTTCTATCATACAAGTACAGCCCTCATGTGCAGCTGCAGTAAGACAGTTAGTGATGAAAAATACCAAGACCCTTTTCAACTTGGCAGAAAAGACTTGAAGAATCTCTATGAGGATATTAAAAAG gaGTTACTTGTATCTACTGCTGAACTTAGGGAAATGTGTGAATATTACTttgatgggaaaggaaaggccTTTCGACCAATGATTGTGGTGCTAATGGCGAGGGCTTGCAACATTCACCATAGCAATTCCAG ggAGGTGCAAGCAAGCCAGCGCTCTGTGGCCATAATTGCAGAGATGATCCACACGGCTAGCCTCGTTCATGACGATGTTATTGATGATGCAAATTCTCGCAGAGGAAAAATGACAGTCAATCAGAtctggggagagaggaag GCAGTTCTAGCTGGTGATTTCATCCTATCAGCTGCTTCCTTAGCTTTAGCACGAATTGGAAACACTACTATCATCTCTGTTCTAACTCAGGTGATTGAAGATCTGGTGCGTG GTGAATTCCTCCAGTTGGGTTCCAAGGAAAACGAGAATGAGAGATTTGCTCACTACCTCGAGAAGACTTTTAAGAAGACTGCGAGTCTGATAGCAAACAGTTGTAAAGCA gtTTCAATTCTAGGCTGCCCAGATCCCAAAGTTCACGAGATCGCATACCAGTACGGAAAAAACGTTGGCATTGCTTTTCAG CTAATAGATGATGTGTTGGATTTCACATCGTGTGCTGACCATCTTGGGAAACCGGCAGCAGCAGATCTCAAGCTTGGGTTAGCCACAGGCCCTGTCTTGTTTGCTTGTCGACAG TTTCCAGAAATGAATGCCATGATAATGAGACGATTCAGTAAGCCAGGAGATGTTGAACGTGCTCGGAAGTACGTGTTGCAG AGTGACGGTGTGCAGCAAACAACCTACCTCGCCCAGCGCTACTGCCACGAAGCGACGAGAGAGATCAGTAAACTGCGCCCATCCCCTGAAAGAGAAGCCCTCATTCAACTGACAGAAATGGTACTCATGCGAGACAAGTGA
- the PDSS1 gene encoding all trans-polyprenyl-diphosphate synthase PDSS1 isoform X3 — MASGENRAYVLQLARRFTGSSRPFLCEKGLSVTQGAFESCTSVSARASTARWKRTDRFAGCSCKRRKFSAPEQKSMCHFPQRSSVWPFPKLCSIPWRFYHTSTALMCSCSKTVSDEKYQDPFQLGRKDLKNLYEDIKKELLVSTAELREMCEYYFDGKGKAFRPMIVVLMARACNIHHSNSREVQASQRSVAIIAEMIHTASLVHDDVIDDANSRRGKMTVNQIWGERKAVLAGDFILSAASLALARIGNTTIISVLTQVIEDLVRGEFLQLGSKENENERFAHYLEKTFKKTASLIANSCKAVSILGCPDPKVHEIAYQYGKNVGIAFQLIDDVLDFTSCADHLGKPAAADLKLGLATGPVLFACRQKEPRGRLECMHVFVSSSFGHLQGHASQERQEREEYQLLGSAA; from the exons ATGGCTTCAGGGGAAAACAGAGCGTACGTTCTTCAGTTAGCGCGGCGTTTTACAGGAAGCTCCCGGCCCTTTCTGTGCGAAAAGGGTTTATCTGTAACACAGGGAGCGTTTGAAAGCTGCACTTCCGTGAGTGCCAGAGCAAGCACGGCTCGCTGGAAGCGCACTGATAGGTTTGCTGGCTGCTCCTGCAAGAGGAGAAAGTTCAGCGCGCCTGAGCAGAAGTCT ATGTGTCACTTTCCCCAAAGAAGCTCAGTATGGCCATTTCCAAAGCTGTGTAGTATACCTTGGCG GTTCTATCATACAAGTACAGCCCTCATGTGCAGCTGCAGTAAGACAGTTAGTGATGAAAAATACCAAGACCCTTTTCAACTTGGCAGAAAAGACTTGAAGAATCTCTATGAGGATATTAAAAAG gaGTTACTTGTATCTACTGCTGAACTTAGGGAAATGTGTGAATATTACTttgatgggaaaggaaaggccTTTCGACCAATGATTGTGGTGCTAATGGCGAGGGCTTGCAACATTCACCATAGCAATTCCAG ggAGGTGCAAGCAAGCCAGCGCTCTGTGGCCATAATTGCAGAGATGATCCACACGGCTAGCCTCGTTCATGACGATGTTATTGATGATGCAAATTCTCGCAGAGGAAAAATGACAGTCAATCAGAtctggggagagaggaag GCAGTTCTAGCTGGTGATTTCATCCTATCAGCTGCTTCCTTAGCTTTAGCACGAATTGGAAACACTACTATCATCTCTGTTCTAACTCAGGTGATTGAAGATCTGGTGCGTG GTGAATTCCTCCAGTTGGGTTCCAAGGAAAACGAGAATGAGAGATTTGCTCACTACCTCGAGAAGACTTTTAAGAAGACTGCGAGTCTGATAGCAAACAGTTGTAAAGCA gtTTCAATTCTAGGCTGCCCAGATCCCAAAGTTCACGAGATCGCATACCAGTACGGAAAAAACGTTGGCATTGCTTTTCAG CTAATAGATGATGTGTTGGATTTCACATCGTGTGCTGACCATCTTGGGAAACCGGCAGCAGCAGATCTCAAGCTTGGGTTAGCCACAGGCCCTGTCTTGTTTGCTTGTCGACAG AAAGAGCCCAGGGGGAGGCTGGAATGTATGCATGTGTTTGTTTCCTCATCCTTTGGGCATTTACAAGGACATGCATCTCAGGAACGACAGGAAAGGGAGGAGTATCAGCTGCTTGGGAGTGCAGCCTGA
- the PDSS1 gene encoding all trans-polyprenyl-diphosphate synthase PDSS1 isoform X2, which translates to MIHTASLVHDDVIDDANSRRGKMTVNQIWGERKAVLAGDFILSAASLALARIGNTTIISVLTQVIEDLVRGEFLQLGSKENENERFAHYLEKTFKKTASLIANSCKAVSILGCPDPKVHEIAYQYGKNVGIAFQLIDDVLDFTSCADHLGKPAAADLKLGLATGPVLFACRQFPEMNAMIMRRFSKPGDVERARKYVLQSDGVQQTTYLAQRYCHEATREISKLRPSPEREALIQLTEMVLMRDK; encoded by the exons ATGATCCACACGGCTAGCCTCGTTCATGACGATGTTATTGATGATGCAAATTCTCGCAGAGGAAAAATGACAGTCAATCAGAtctggggagagaggaag GCAGTTCTAGCTGGTGATTTCATCCTATCAGCTGCTTCCTTAGCTTTAGCACGAATTGGAAACACTACTATCATCTCTGTTCTAACTCAGGTGATTGAAGATCTGGTGCGTG GTGAATTCCTCCAGTTGGGTTCCAAGGAAAACGAGAATGAGAGATTTGCTCACTACCTCGAGAAGACTTTTAAGAAGACTGCGAGTCTGATAGCAAACAGTTGTAAAGCA gtTTCAATTCTAGGCTGCCCAGATCCCAAAGTTCACGAGATCGCATACCAGTACGGAAAAAACGTTGGCATTGCTTTTCAG CTAATAGATGATGTGTTGGATTTCACATCGTGTGCTGACCATCTTGGGAAACCGGCAGCAGCAGATCTCAAGCTTGGGTTAGCCACAGGCCCTGTCTTGTTTGCTTGTCGACAG TTTCCAGAAATGAATGCCATGATAATGAGACGATTCAGTAAGCCAGGAGATGTTGAACGTGCTCGGAAGTACGTGTTGCAG AGTGACGGTGTGCAGCAAACAACCTACCTCGCCCAGCGCTACTGCCACGAAGCGACGAGAGAGATCAGTAAACTGCGCCCATCCCCTGAAAGAGAAGCCCTCATTCAACTGACAGAAATGGTACTCATGCGAGACAAGTGA
- the PDSS1 gene encoding all trans-polyprenyl-diphosphate synthase PDSS1 isoform X4, whose product MALRWWRRCGAFCRRAPPLGPAPPLRPPAHGLRGPPPALRAAMCHFPQRSSVWPFPKLCSIPWRFYHTSTALMCSCSKTVSDEKYQDPFQLGRKDLKNLYEDIKKELLVSTAELREMCEYYFDGKGKAFRPMIVVLMARACNIHHSNSREVQASQRSVAIIAEMIHTASLVHDDVIDDANSRRGKMTVNQIWGERKAVLAGDFILSAASLALARIGNTTIISVLTQVIEDLVRGEFLQLGSKENENERFAHYLEKTFKKTASLIANSCKAVSILGCPDPKVHEIAYQYGKNVGIAFQLIDDVLDFTSCADHLGKPAAADLKLGLATGPVLFACRQKEPRGRLECMHVFVSSSFGHLQGHASQERQEREEYQLLGSAA is encoded by the exons ATGGCCTTGCGCTGGTGGCGGCGGTGCGGCGCTTTCTGCCGCCGGGCACCGCCGCTCGGTCCCGCGCCGCCCCTCCGCCCGCCGGCGCACGGCCTACGCGGACCGCCGCCCGCCCTGCGCGCCGCG ATGTGTCACTTTCCCCAAAGAAGCTCAGTATGGCCATTTCCAAAGCTGTGTAGTATACCTTGGCG GTTCTATCATACAAGTACAGCCCTCATGTGCAGCTGCAGTAAGACAGTTAGTGATGAAAAATACCAAGACCCTTTTCAACTTGGCAGAAAAGACTTGAAGAATCTCTATGAGGATATTAAAAAG gaGTTACTTGTATCTACTGCTGAACTTAGGGAAATGTGTGAATATTACTttgatgggaaaggaaaggccTTTCGACCAATGATTGTGGTGCTAATGGCGAGGGCTTGCAACATTCACCATAGCAATTCCAG ggAGGTGCAAGCAAGCCAGCGCTCTGTGGCCATAATTGCAGAGATGATCCACACGGCTAGCCTCGTTCATGACGATGTTATTGATGATGCAAATTCTCGCAGAGGAAAAATGACAGTCAATCAGAtctggggagagaggaag GCAGTTCTAGCTGGTGATTTCATCCTATCAGCTGCTTCCTTAGCTTTAGCACGAATTGGAAACACTACTATCATCTCTGTTCTAACTCAGGTGATTGAAGATCTGGTGCGTG GTGAATTCCTCCAGTTGGGTTCCAAGGAAAACGAGAATGAGAGATTTGCTCACTACCTCGAGAAGACTTTTAAGAAGACTGCGAGTCTGATAGCAAACAGTTGTAAAGCA gtTTCAATTCTAGGCTGCCCAGATCCCAAAGTTCACGAGATCGCATACCAGTACGGAAAAAACGTTGGCATTGCTTTTCAG CTAATAGATGATGTGTTGGATTTCACATCGTGTGCTGACCATCTTGGGAAACCGGCAGCAGCAGATCTCAAGCTTGGGTTAGCCACAGGCCCTGTCTTGTTTGCTTGTCGACAG AAAGAGCCCAGGGGGAGGCTGGAATGTATGCATGTGTTTGTTTCCTCATCCTTTGGGCATTTACAAGGACATGCATCTCAGGAACGACAGGAAAGGGAGGAGTATCAGCTGCTTGGGAGTGCAGCCTGA
- the PDSS1 gene encoding all trans-polyprenyl-diphosphate synthase PDSS1, with product MALRWWRRCGAFCRRAPPLGPAPPLRPPAHGLRGPPPALRAAMCHFPQRSSVWPFPKLCSIPWRFYHTSTALMCSCSKTVSDEKYQDPFQLGRKDLKNLYEDIKKELLVSTAELREMCEYYFDGKGKAFRPMIVVLMARACNIHHSNSREVQASQRSVAIIAEMIHTASLVHDDVIDDANSRRGKMTVNQIWGERKAVLAGDFILSAASLALARIGNTTIISVLTQVIEDLVRGEFLQLGSKENENERFAHYLEKTFKKTASLIANSCKAVSILGCPDPKVHEIAYQYGKNVGIAFQLIDDVLDFTSCADHLGKPAAADLKLGLATGPVLFACRQFPEMNAMIMRRFSKPGDVERARKYVLQSDGVQQTTYLAQRYCHEATREISKLRPSPEREALIQLTEMVLMRDK from the exons ATGGCCTTGCGCTGGTGGCGGCGGTGCGGCGCTTTCTGCCGCCGGGCACCGCCGCTCGGTCCCGCGCCGCCCCTCCGCCCGCCGGCGCACGGCCTACGCGGACCGCCGCCCGCCCTGCGCGCCGCG ATGTGTCACTTTCCCCAAAGAAGCTCAGTATGGCCATTTCCAAAGCTGTGTAGTATACCTTGGCG GTTCTATCATACAAGTACAGCCCTCATGTGCAGCTGCAGTAAGACAGTTAGTGATGAAAAATACCAAGACCCTTTTCAACTTGGCAGAAAAGACTTGAAGAATCTCTATGAGGATATTAAAAAG gaGTTACTTGTATCTACTGCTGAACTTAGGGAAATGTGTGAATATTACTttgatgggaaaggaaaggccTTTCGACCAATGATTGTGGTGCTAATGGCGAGGGCTTGCAACATTCACCATAGCAATTCCAG ggAGGTGCAAGCAAGCCAGCGCTCTGTGGCCATAATTGCAGAGATGATCCACACGGCTAGCCTCGTTCATGACGATGTTATTGATGATGCAAATTCTCGCAGAGGAAAAATGACAGTCAATCAGAtctggggagagaggaag GCAGTTCTAGCTGGTGATTTCATCCTATCAGCTGCTTCCTTAGCTTTAGCACGAATTGGAAACACTACTATCATCTCTGTTCTAACTCAGGTGATTGAAGATCTGGTGCGTG GTGAATTCCTCCAGTTGGGTTCCAAGGAAAACGAGAATGAGAGATTTGCTCACTACCTCGAGAAGACTTTTAAGAAGACTGCGAGTCTGATAGCAAACAGTTGTAAAGCA gtTTCAATTCTAGGCTGCCCAGATCCCAAAGTTCACGAGATCGCATACCAGTACGGAAAAAACGTTGGCATTGCTTTTCAG CTAATAGATGATGTGTTGGATTTCACATCGTGTGCTGACCATCTTGGGAAACCGGCAGCAGCAGATCTCAAGCTTGGGTTAGCCACAGGCCCTGTCTTGTTTGCTTGTCGACAG TTTCCAGAAATGAATGCCATGATAATGAGACGATTCAGTAAGCCAGGAGATGTTGAACGTGCTCGGAAGTACGTGTTGCAG AGTGACGGTGTGCAGCAAACAACCTACCTCGCCCAGCGCTACTGCCACGAAGCGACGAGAGAGATCAGTAAACTGCGCCCATCCCCTGAAAGAGAAGCCCTCATTCAACTGACAGAAATGGTACTCATGCGAGACAAGTGA